The sequence GGGCCATCGCGACGTATCCCGCGACGGCCGCCGGGGCGTGCTTGCGCAGCTCGACGAGGTGCGCGGCGACGGTGCCGGCGTCCCCGCGCGCGACCGGCCCGGTCAGGGCCGCGTCCCCGGAGCGCAGGGCGTTGTCCAGGGCGGCGCCGAGCAGCGGGCCGAGCATCCGGTCGGGGGCCTCGACACCGGCCGTGCGCAGCAGCTCCATGGCCTGGGCGACCAGGGTGACCAGGTGGTTGGCGCCGAGCGCGAGGGCCGCGTGGTAGAGCGGGCGGTTCTCCTCGCTGATCCACTCCGGCTCGCCGCCCATCTCGATCACCAGGGCCTGGGCGGCCAGCCGCAGTTCCTCGGGCGCGGTGACGCCGAAGGAGCAGCCCGCGAGGCGCTGGACGTCGACGGCGGTGCCGGTGAAGGTCATCGCGGGGTGCAGGGCGAGCGGCAGGGCGCCGGCCCGCAGGGCGGGGTCGAGGACCTTGGCGCCGTACCGTCCCGAGGTGTGCACGAGCAGTTGTCCGGGCCGCACGGCACCGGTCTCGGCGAGGCCGGTGACCAGGGCGGGCAGCACGTCGTCGGGGACGGTGAGCAGCACCAGGTCGGCGCGCCGCAGGACCTCGGCGGGCGGCACCAGGGGCACGCCCGGGAGCAGGGCCTCGGCGCGCCTGCGGGAGGCGTCGGAGACACCGGAGACGGCCACCGGGCGATGCCCGGCGAGCTGGAGGGACGCGGCCAGCGCGGGGCCCACCCGGCCGGCGCCCACGACGCCGACGGTGAGCCGCGCGGGGCGGTCCTGGTGGTCTTGCTGGTGGACTGTGCTCACGCGACGGCGGCCTTCCCGTTCCAGTCCGCTTCGGGTACCGGACGATGTACCGGACGATTTCTCGTCATGTTAACGCTATCTCGGTCCGGTGCCGACCGGTTGTCCACAGGCTGTGGGTTTCGACACGCGCGGGCCGTGCCGCGGAATTCCCGGTGCCCCGGGCGGCCCCGGCGCGGCATGATCCCGGGCATGACCGAGACATCTGGGCAGGACGCATCCGGGCAGGACACGGAACCCACCACCGGGGAGCGGAGGGAGCCTACGGCCAAGGAGCGGTGGGCGGCCGTACGGCGGCGGGGCGCACGCCGGCTGGGCCACGCGGCCGCGGGCGACTCGCTGCGCGAACGCCTCGCGGACCTGGCGGAGGCGGGCGCGGAGGTCTACGACCTGGACGAACCGGCCGACGTCTACGGCAACCGGATCGTGGCGAGCCTGGAGGAGCGGGTCGCCGCGCTGCTGGGGACCGAGGACGCCGCGTTCTTCCCGTCGGGCACGATGGCCCAGCAGGTGGCGCTGCGCTGCTGGGCGGCCCGCACCGGCAATCCGGCGGTGGCCCTGCACCCGCTCGCCCACCCCGAGGTGCACGAACGCGACGCCCTCAGCCAGGTCAGCGGGCTGCGCCCGGTGAACGTGGGCAGCGGCATCGACCAGCCGACGGCGGCGGAGATACGCGGCCTGGCGGAGCCCTTCGGGGCGCTGATGCTCGAACTGCCGCTCCGGGACGCCGGTTTCGTGCTGCCCGCCTGGGAGGAGCTGACCGAGCTGGTCGAGGCGGCGCGGGAGCGGGAGGCGGTGGTGCACTTCGACGGCGCGCGCCTGTGGGAGTGCACCGAGCACTTCGGGCGCCCCCTGGCGGAGATCGCGGGCCTGGCCGACAGCGTCTACGTGTCGTTCTACAAGTCCCTCGACGGCCTCGGCGGCGCCGCGCTCGCCGGGCCGCGCACGCTGGTCGAGGAGGCGCGGGCCTGGCGGCACCGGTACGGCGGGCAGATCTTCCAGCAGTTCCCGACCGCGCTGTCCGCGCTGATCGGCCTGGAGCGCGAACTGCCCCGGCTGCCGGAGTACGTCCGCCACGCGCGCGTGGTCGCCGCCGCGCTGCGCGAGGGGTTCGCCGAGGCGGGTCTGCCCTGGGCGCGGGTGCATCCTGGGGTGCCGCACACCCATGAGTTCCAGGTCTGGCTGCCGTACGGGCCCGAGACGGTGGCCGAGGCGGCGCTGCGGCAGGCCGAGGAGACCTCGGTGGCCCTCTTCCCGGGCCACTGGTCGGGCGCGGCGGGCCCCGGCATGGCCTGCACGGAGGTGTCCGTGCGCGGGTCCGGCCTGGAGTGGACGGCGGAGGATGTGCGGGCCGCCGTACGGGACTTCGTACGACGGCTGCCGGGCCGGGACTGAGGGGGGGCGCCGGGGCTTGCGCGGCGGTGTGCCGCCGTGGTTCAGCGGTGGCCGCCGGCCCGCACCAGGCCGGTCTCGTAGGCCAGCACCACCACCTGCACCCGGTCCCGCAGGCCCAGCTTGGTGAGGATGCGGCCCACATGGGTCTTCACGGTCGCCTCGGACAGCACGAGCCGGGCCGCGATCTCCCCGTTGGACAGGCCCTGCGCGACCAGCACCATCACCTCGCGCTCCCGCTCGGTGAGCCGCTCCAGCTCCTTGTGCTTGGGGTCCCGGCCGGCGGAGGGCAGCATCGGCGCGAACCGGTCCAGCAGGCGGCGCGTGGTGGAGGGCGCCACCACCGCGTCACCGCTGTGCACGGCGCGGATGGCGGCCAGCAGCTCGCCGGGCGGCACGTCCTTGAGCATGAAGCCGGACGCGCCCGCCTTCAGCCCGGAGAAGGCGTACTCGTCCAGGTCGAAGGTGGTCAGGATCAGCACCTTGGGCGCATCGGGCTGCTCGCAGATGCGCCGGGTGGCCTCCACGCCGTCGAGCTTGGGCATGCGGACGTCCATCAGGACGACGTCGACCTGGGTGGAGCGCAGCGCCTCCAGGGCCTCGACCCCGTCGCCCGCCTCGGCGACGACCTCCATGTCCGGCTGGGCGGCGAGCACCATCCCGAACCCGGTGCGCAGCAGCACCTGGTCGTCGACGAGCATCACGCGGATCGTCATCGGGGTCCTTCTTCCATCCGTCTTCGGTGACTCAGTGCGCCGGTTTGAGCGGCAGGAGGGCGCTGATACGGAACCCTCCGCCGGGACGTGGCCCGGCGTCCAGGGTGCCGCCGACCATGCCGACGCGCTCGCGCATCCCGATCAGGCCGTGCCCCCGGCCGTCGGCGCCACCCTCCTCGTACAGCTCCTGCGGGGCGCCCTTGCCGTCGTCCTCCACGAGCAGTCCCAGACCGTCGTCGAAGTAGACCAGACGGACGCTCGCACCGGTGTTCGGCCCGCCGTGCTTGCGGGTGTTGGTGAGCGCCTCCTGCACGATCCGGTACGCGGTCAGCTCCACCCCGCTGGGCAGCGGGCGCGGGGTGCCCTCCACCTTGAAGTCGACGGGGAGGCCGGAGCGGCGGCACTGCTCGATCAGCTCGTCGATCTGCCCGACGTCCGGCTGCGGGACGTACTCCCCGCTCTCCTGGTGCTCCCCGGTGCGCAGCACGCCCAGCAGGCGGCGCATCTCGGCCAGGGCCTGCCTGCCGGTCGAGGAGATCGTCTCCAGGGCCTTCCTGGCCTGGTCGGGGGCGGCGTCCAGGACGTAGGCGGCACCGTCGGCCTGGACCACCATCACGGACACGTTGTGCGCGACGACATCGTGCAGCTCGCGGGCGATCCGGGCGCGCTCGGCGGCGACCGCGACCTTGGACTGCGCCTCGCGCTCCTTCTCCAGGCGGGCCGCGCGCTCCTCCAGCTGGGCGAAGTAGGCGCGCCGGGTGCGCATAGAGTCGCCGAGCACCCAGGCGAGCGCGAACGGCACGGTCTGGAAGACCACGATGGCGATCTGCCCGAGGAAACCGGAGTGCTGCGCGGGCCAGCGCAGTTGGGCCATGCTCGCGGCGCAGAAGCTGGCGACCAGGGCGAGCCGGGAGGCCCAGCGCGCGCCCGTCGTGGCGACGGTGTAGGCGATCACCAGCAGGGCGAAGTCGGCGACGGTCGTCTCCACGTCCAGCACCAGCTGGGCGAGCCCGGTGGCGAGCGCGAGCAGCAGCATCCGCTCCGGGAAGAGGCGGCGCAGCGCGACGACGGCGCACAGGACGGCGGAGACCACGACCGCCGCGGTGAGCGAACCCCGGTGGGCGGGCGTCCCCTGGAGATTGGCCTCGCTCAGCACCGACAGCCCGAACAGGACGACGGCCCAGAAGGAGTCGACCCCGGTCGGGTGGCGGCGGAGGAAGTCGTAGAGGCGCTGCACGTAACCCAGAGTAGGGAAACGGAATGCCCGACCGGGTCAACCGGAGGGCCGATCCGGGCCCGGCGCGCGTACTCCCCAAGGTGGAGGAGATGATCATCTGTGGGCCTACCCTGGTGCCGTGACGCAGGAGACGCGGGGGCAGCGGCGGGAGGCGCCCGGGGGCCCGCGCGGCTGGCGGGCGGCGGCCGAGGAGGCCCTGTACGGCCCCGCGGGCTTCTACCGGCGCCCCGAGGGGCCCGGCGGGCACTTCCGTACGTCCGTGCACGCCTCACGGCTCTTCGCGGGGGCCGTGGCGGAGCTGCTCCAGCGGGTCGACACGGCGCTGGGCCGCCCCGGGGCGCTGGACTTCGTGGACATGGCCGCCGGGCGGGGCGAACTGGTCACCGGGGTGCTCGCCGCGCTGCCGCGCGAGGTGGCGGCGCGCGTGCGGCCGTACGCCGTGGAGATCGCCGGCCGCCCCGCGGACCTGGACGAACGCGTCGTCTGGCGCGACGAGCCCCCGGCACGGATCACCGGGCTGCTGTTCGCCAACGAGTGGCTGGACAACGTGCCCGTGGACGTGGCCGAGACGGACCCCGCCGGGGTGCCCCGGTACGTGCTCGTCGGCGACGACGGCACCGAGCGCCTCGGCGGCCCGGTGACCGGAGCGGACGCGGACTGGCTGGCGCGCTGGTGGCCGCTGGGGGCCGAGGAGGGGGCGCGGGCGGAGATCGGGCTGCCCCGCGACCGGGCGTGGGCGAAGGTCGCGGGCCGGGTGGCGCGCGGGCTCGCGGTGGCCGTGGACTACGCCCACACCGCCGGCGCGCGCCCCCCGTTCGGCACGCTCACCGGCTTCCGCGCGGGCCGCGAGACGGCCCCCGTACCGGACGGCAGCTGCGACATCACGGCCCATGTCGCCCTGGACGCGTGCGCGGCGGCGGACCGGCACCCGGCCCCCGCGCGCCTGCTGACCCAGCGCGCCGCCCTCGACGCCCTCGGCCTCACCGGCGCGCGCCCCCCGCTCACGCTCGCCTCCACCGACCCCGCCGCCTATGTGCGCGCCCTGGCGAGCGCCGGGGAGGCCGCCGAACTCACCGCGCGGGGCGGCCTCGGCGACTTCGGCTGGCTGCTCCGGGCGGTGGACATCGCGGACCCGCTGGCCTGAACCGGTCCGCCGGCCGGGCCTGCTTCTCGATGCCGGGCCGGACCTGCCTGTCGATGTCGGTCCGGGCCTACTTGTCGATGTCGCCGACCACGAAGAACATCGAGCCCAGGATCGCCACCATGTCCGCCACCAGCGTCCCGGGCAGCAGCTCGGTCAGCACCTGGATGTTGTTGTACGACGCCGAGCGCAGCTTGAGCCGGTACGGGGTCTTCTCGCCCTTGCTGACCAGGTAGTAGCCGTTGATGCCGAGCGGGTTCTCGGTCCAGGCGTACGTATGGCCCTCGGGCGCCTTCAGCACCTTCGGCAGCCGCTGGTTGATCGGCCCGGGCGCCAGCTCGGCGATCCGGTCCAGGCAGGCGTCCGCGAGGTCCAGCGCGTTGTGCGTCTGCGCCAGCAGCACCTCGAAGCGGGCCAGGCAGTCGCCCTCGCTCCGGGTGACGACCTCCAGCGTGTCCTGGAGCTCGCCGTACGCCAGGTACGGCTCGTCGCGGCGCAGGTCGAAGTCGACGCCCGAGCCGCGCGCGATGGGCCCGCTCACCCCGTAGGCGTGCACCGCCTCGGGAGCGAGCGCGCCGACCCCGCGCGTGCGCCCCCGGAAGATCT is a genomic window of Streptomyces sp. WP-1 containing:
- a CDS encoding Rossmann-like and DUF2520 domain-containing protein, which translates into the protein MSTVHQQDHQDRPARLTVGVVGAGRVGPALAASLQLAGHRPVAVSGVSDASRRRAEALLPGVPLVPPAEVLRRADLVLLTVPDDVLPALVTGLAETGAVRPGQLLVHTSGRYGAKVLDPALRAGALPLALHPAMTFTGTAVDVQRLAGCSFGVTAPEELRLAAQALVIEMGGEPEWISEENRPLYHAALALGANHLVTLVAQAMELLRTAGVEAPDRMLGPLLGAALDNALRSGDAALTGPVARGDAGTVAAHLVELRKHAPAAVAGYVAMARATADRALAHGLLKPELAEDLLGALADGTGPAAPDGTTGTKSDDSDDHDGTDGPTGTEGNDR
- a CDS encoding low specificity L-threonine aldolase; translation: MIPGMTETSGQDASGQDTEPTTGERREPTAKERWAAVRRRGARRLGHAAAGDSLRERLADLAEAGAEVYDLDEPADVYGNRIVASLEERVAALLGTEDAAFFPSGTMAQQVALRCWAARTGNPAVALHPLAHPEVHERDALSQVSGLRPVNVGSGIDQPTAAEIRGLAEPFGALMLELPLRDAGFVLPAWEELTELVEAAREREAVVHFDGARLWECTEHFGRPLAEIAGLADSVYVSFYKSLDGLGGAALAGPRTLVEEARAWRHRYGGQIFQQFPTALSALIGLERELPRLPEYVRHARVVAAALREGFAEAGLPWARVHPGVPHTHEFQVWLPYGPETVAEAALRQAEETSVALFPGHWSGAAGPGMACTEVSVRGSGLEWTAEDVRAAVRDFVRRLPGRD
- a CDS encoding response regulator transcription factor codes for the protein MTIRVMLVDDQVLLRTGFGMVLAAQPDMEVVAEAGDGVEALEALRSTQVDVVLMDVRMPKLDGVEATRRICEQPDAPKVLILTTFDLDEYAFSGLKAGASGFMLKDVPPGELLAAIRAVHSGDAVVAPSTTRRLLDRFAPMLPSAGRDPKHKELERLTEREREVMVLVAQGLSNGEIAARLVLSEATVKTHVGRILTKLGLRDRVQVVVLAYETGLVRAGGHR
- a CDS encoding sensor histidine kinase yields the protein MQRLYDFLRRHPTGVDSFWAVVLFGLSVLSEANLQGTPAHRGSLTAAVVVSAVLCAVVALRRLFPERMLLLALATGLAQLVLDVETTVADFALLVIAYTVATTGARWASRLALVASFCAASMAQLRWPAQHSGFLGQIAIVVFQTVPFALAWVLGDSMRTRRAYFAQLEERAARLEKEREAQSKVAVAAERARIARELHDVVAHNVSVMVVQADGAAYVLDAAPDQARKALETISSTGRQALAEMRRLLGVLRTGEHQESGEYVPQPDVGQIDELIEQCRRSGLPVDFKVEGTPRPLPSGVELTAYRIVQEALTNTRKHGGPNTGASVRLVYFDDGLGLLVEDDGKGAPQELYEEGGADGRGHGLIGMRERVGMVGGTLDAGPRPGGGFRISALLPLKPAH
- a CDS encoding SAM-dependent methyltransferase — translated: MTQETRGQRREAPGGPRGWRAAAEEALYGPAGFYRRPEGPGGHFRTSVHASRLFAGAVAELLQRVDTALGRPGALDFVDMAAGRGELVTGVLAALPREVAARVRPYAVEIAGRPADLDERVVWRDEPPARITGLLFANEWLDNVPVDVAETDPAGVPRYVLVGDDGTERLGGPVTGADADWLARWWPLGAEEGARAEIGLPRDRAWAKVAGRVARGLAVAVDYAHTAGARPPFGTLTGFRAGRETAPVPDGSCDITAHVALDACAAADRHPAPARLLTQRAALDALGLTGARPPLTLASTDPAAYVRALASAGEAAELTARGGLGDFGWLLRAVDIADPLA